In the genome of Maribacter forsetii DSM 18668, the window TACAAGAACTGGCATTAGAAGAATTATTGCGCAGCACCTACCCTTTTGATAATATAGACGAGGTTGGTAAAGGTATTCGTGGTGCAGATTGTATACAGACCGTCATCAACTCGCTGCAACAGACCTGTGGTTCTATTGTTTATGAAAGCAAGCGTACCAAAAATTTCAGCAACGATTGGATCAATAAGTTAAAGCAAGATCAGATCAATTGTAAGGCAGATATTGCGGTAATTGTTACAGAAACCTTTCCGCCAGACATGGACCGTTTTGGTGAGAAAAACGGTGTTTGGATCTGCGGATTCAACGAAGTAAAAAGTGTTTCGCTCGTATTGCGAGAATTGCTGTTAAAAACACAATCCATAAAATCTTCTGATGAGAACAAAGGTGATAAGATGGAGCTGCTGTATTCTTACTTGACCAGTAACGAGTTTGTGCAGAACATTAATAGAATTATAGAAAACTACGATTCTATGATCAAACAATTGAACTACGAAAAGAAAGCGGCCTATAAGAATTTTGCCGTGCGAGAAAAGCAAATTTGGGGTGTTCAAGAAAATATAAACGTGCTCTTTGGTTCTATTAAAGGGATTGCGGGTAATTCATTATCTACATCGACCATTCTTGATTTACCGGATGCGGAGATAGACGATTAGTTTTAGTTGCTGGTTGTTGGTTGTTGGTTGTTGGTTGTTGGTTGTTGGTTGTTGGTAAAATAATGAATTTCACTTTGCGCTATGCACAAAGCCCTTAATAAATTATGCGCTAAGCGTGCCACGCATTGCGTTTAGCGTTGGGCGCTAAGCTTTATTTAGTTTGGAATTTAGCCAAGTGATCATTTTCTCAAATCTAAAAGAGATGAAAATTAGATATATGCAGCTAATAAAACTCCCGAAATTACTACTTGATGTATCTTTAAAATAAAACACATTTAATAGGGTTGCTACCAAGCCTAAAATGCCGACCGTAAGTATAAAATATTTTAAGAATTTCATTGTTTATGTTTTAAGGTGTTTTGGCACTTTTGGACCAAATTGATGGTTATTTACACCTATATGTAGCATTTTCACTCGAATTGTTACGTATTTTGATGAAAAAATAAAATAAATACATTTTAGGTACCCAAACAACATATCATTTTGTGGTGTAATTTTTGATGCATGAATAAGTATGAAGAAATCTATATTTCTTAGTATAATTTTTATCCTTTCATTGATAAGCAGCAATGCCCAAGAATCATCAATTTCTGAATTTGATTTATATGGATGTTGGGTGCTGGAAAAGAAAATAAGACCTTCTAACCATATTGTAGTATATAAATCTTGTGAAGATGTAGCCCATGAAAATGTAAAATTTGGATCTAAAATTTCTCTCCTCGCATTTAATGAGAGTGAACATGAAAGTACTGGTCCTCTAGCATGCTTTACTACATTTACAGAAAAAGGTACTTGGGAATTTGATGAAAACTCAAGAATAGCAAGTTTATATTCTGGTCATGAATGGTTAAAAGAGTTTAAGATACTTGACCCTGATGAATATGCCAGCTGGGGATCACCTGAAAAGTTTGAGAAACTAAAATTTAAAGTCATTTCTATTGAAAACAATCAACTTACAGTAGAAATTATTCCAAAACAGAACGGTAAAAAGCCAATTGAAGATTCTTCAGAATAATACTATGAAAATAAGTCTATCACTTTTTTTACTACTCACTATCACTTCCGTATCATGCCAACAAGAAAAGAATGCATCAGGTGATGATGTAACGGTTATGTGGACATCCTTTTTATCTAATTTAGCAGCTGAGGATAAAGAAGCTTTTAAGAATATATCTGGGGAGACTATTCGTTGTTATGATTGTTTGGAGAATACGCCATCCGAAGCGCAACAAATGAACTTCTTACGAGAAAATGATTCGCTTTGGTACGATAAAATTTATGATGACCTCATCTATATTCCCATAGATAGTTTTATAGCCAATGATTATGACATTCTATTCAATCCTAAATTTATAAACATCCTTCAGGAAAATGAAACAGTTATTTCTAGTGAAGAATCAAACGGAATAATATACACCCATATACTGGTTACCACTACCCTACCTACTGCATTTTTTGAAGGTGGGCAACATATGTTTTCATTTGAAAAAACAACCGATGGCGATTGGAAATTTTATGAAATTAGCACTATACCCTAATATACTAAAAGTTATTTTCCTACCCAATTCTTAAATTCCGATGCTTTTGCCTTGCTCACTACTATAGGTTCATGACAAACGGGATGAACATCTACCAATAGCTTACTGTTAAAATGGAATTTAATGGCGGTTATGGCTTGTCTACGTAATATAAACTGTCTATTGGCCCTATAGAATACTTCTGGATCCAAAGCTTCTTCTATATCTTCTAATTTATCATCTATTACATAAGAACGTTCTTGTACCGTTACGGCTTTTACAAGACCTGTATCTATAAAGAAATAGGCAATATCTGCAGTTTTCACAGGTATTAACTGATCTCCCAAACCTACTAAGAACGTCTGTTTAAAATTGACCGATTTATGCTGTATTAAGTGCATTAAGCTTTGCATTTGATTTTCATCGATCCCCTTATTATGATTTTGAGATTGGAATCTATCT includes:
- a CDS encoding DUF2130 domain-containing protein, with protein sequence MVDKIKCPNCGHEFDVEEALSGKMQAHFKAEYERKVAEQAEKFNKERRKLEIEVEEFEKKKEKENELFKEKLAQRLAKESEKIQLQTNESFEQKLKALQQENEKKKEENRALRAQEIDLLKRENELKEKAEELKMNVQKELLEKQSVIEEKAKAKEREAMALKEKEYQKQLDDQKKLIDEMKRKAEQGSMQMQGEIQELALEELLRSTYPFDNIDEVGKGIRGADCIQTVINSLQQTCGSIVYESKRTKNFSNDWINKLKQDQINCKADIAVIVTETFPPDMDRFGEKNGVWICGFNEVKSVSLVLRELLLKTQSIKSSDENKGDKMELLYSYLTSNEFVQNINRIIENYDSMIKQLNYEKKAAYKNFAVREKQIWGVQENINVLFGSIKGIAGNSLSTSTILDLPDAEIDD
- a CDS encoding LytR/AlgR family response regulator transcription factor, translated to MKVILVEDELAASDNLAYLLTKINPDIEVIEILDTVKATVAYFLKPHEGVLVFMDIHLADGISFEVFDQVEINIPIIFTTAYDQYALKAFKVNSIDYLLKPIDQEELSDALDRFQSQNHNKGIDENQMQSLMHLIQHKSVNFKQTFLVGLGDQLIPVKTADIAYFFIDTGLVKAVTVQERSYVIDDKLEDIEEALDPEVFYRANRQFILRRQAITAIKFHFNSKLLVDVHPVCHEPIVVSKAKASEFKNWVGK